The genomic window TGTGCCATTGGTACGTATCGTCAACTTCATGGGAATCCATGACACTCTTTGGGCGGTTATCTTGCCTTTGATCGGATGGCCATTTGGGGTCTTCCTCATGAAACAGTTCAGTGAAAACATTCCAACAGAATTGCTCGAATCTGCTAAAATCGATGGATGTGGTGAGATTCGTACTTTCTGGAGCGTAGCCTTCCCTATTGTGAAACCAGGATTTGCAGCTCTTGCAATCTTTACCTTCATCAATACATGGAATGACTACTTTATGCAGTTGGTTATGTTGACATCTCGTAACAACTTGACCATCTCACTTGGGGTTGCGACTATGCAGGCTGAGATGGCAACCAACTATGGTTTAATTATGGCAGGGGCTGCTCTTGCAGCTGTGCCAATCGTAACAGTCTTCCTTGTCTTCCAAAAATCC from Streptococcus sp. oral taxon 061 includes these protein-coding regions:
- a CDS encoding carbohydrate ABC transporter permease — translated: MQSTQKKPLTAFTVISTIFLLLLTVLFIFPFYWILTGAFKSQPDTIMIPPQWFPKAPTMENFQQLMVQNPALQWMWNSVFISLVTMFLVCATSSLAGYVLAKKRFYGQRILFAIFIAAMALPKQVVLVPLVRIVNFMGIHDTLWAVILPLIGWPFGVFLMKQFSENIPTELLESAKIDGCGEIRTFWSVAFPIVKPGFAALAIFTFINTWNDYFMQLVMLTSRNNLTISLGVATMQAEMATNYGLIMAGAALAAVPIVTVFLVFQKSFTQGITMGAVKG